In the Tessaracoccus lacteus genome, CCGCCTGACGGCGTACCGTCTCCGGGGAGTCGACGGCCATGATGTTGGGGTCCTGGGCGGCGTTGTCGAGGGCGGTCCAGGGGCCCTGCAGCAGCAGGGAGTCACCGGCGGAGAGGGTGAGCTCCTCGCGCACGTCCTGGCCCTTGTGGTGCATGGCGGCCACCACCAGCTCACCGCTCTCGGTGACCATCCCGCGGTGGACCTTGTCCCCGATGAACGACGAGCGGGGCGGGATGATGAACTCCCCCACGCCACTGCCCCGGGCCATGAGCGTGCTGTGCGACTCGTCGACCCCGTAGTGCGTGGCCAGGGTGTCTCCGTGGGAGCCGAAATCCCGCAGCGCCTTGGCCGGGGTGCGCGTGGGGATGAGCGTGGAGCCGAACAGGATCACCATCGCGATGGTGGCGAGCAGCAGCGGCACACCGATGATGCCGATGGTGAACAACCCGATCCGGTAACCGGAGGCCTCCTCCACGTAGTCCGCCACCAGGACCGTCACGGGAGAGCCCGTGAGCATGAGAAGGGATCCGGCATGGGCTGCGAAGGCCGTGGGCAGCAGGAGCTCCGACGGCGACCGCTTGCCCCTGATCGCGATGACCACCACCACCGGGGTGAGCGCCGCGACCGCTCCGTTGGGGCTGATCAACGCCGTCAGCACGGCCACCACCAGCATCACGATCACCATGATCCGGGTGGGGCTCTCGCCCCCGTGCCGCATGGCGAACTCCCCCACCCATGCCGTGACCCCGGTCTTGTCGAGCGCCTCGCTCACCACGAACAGCGCGGCGATGAACAGGACCGTGGGATCCCCGAGGCCCGCCGTCGCGACGCCGAGGTCCAGGACCCCGGTGGCCCACAGGCTCAGCGGGACCAGCAGCGCCACGACGGCGACGGGAAGACGGTCCAGGACGAAGAGGACCACCGTCAGGCCCAGGATGACGAGGGTGATGGCGCTGTCGGTCAAGAGTGCTCCTACTCCAAAGATCGCGACGGTGGCTGAGGACGACGCGGGGGCCGCCCGGGGATCAGGCCTCGGTGCCGGAGAGTTCCTCGGCCAGGGCCTTCTCGTCGGCGTCGGAGAGGGAGGTCTTCAGCACGGTGCCGCCGAACTCGGCCATGGCGGCCGAGAACTTGTCCTCGGTGATCTTCGACGCCATCACGACGAGGGCGGCCTTGCCCGGGGTCAGGAGCCCGTCGACGCGCTCACGCAGGCTGCGGTTCACGCCGGCCTTGCTGGCCACGCCGGCGAGGGCGCCCCAGGCGCCGCCGATGAGCAGGCCGAGCCCGGGCACCAAGAACAGCAGGCCGATGATCATGCCCCACAGTGCGCCGCCGGTGGCCGAGACGCCGACGATGGATCCGGGGGTGTCGATGTGTTTCTTGCCGTCCTCGTCGACGCGGACGACGGCGAGGCCGGTGAGACTGAGCACGAAGTCGCGCTGGAGTTCGATGACCTTGGCCTGGGCGCGCTCGGCGGTGGCGTGGTCGTCGTAGCCGATGATGATGAGTTCAGACATGGCGAAAGGCTCCTTATGGTGGGCCGCGCGCCGAAGCACGCGGGGACTCTCACTCAACCCTCCCCCTGGCCCCACCCCTGGGCATCACCCACCACGGGTAATCCGCAGTCCCCGGACCGGGGCCATGATGGGGGGAGCGACCCGGCGCCAGCCGGGGTCAGAGAGGACCTGACGATGAGCACCAGTGAGAGACCCCCGGCCGGCTTCCTCCGCTCGCCCCGGACCTGGGTGGGGCTGGCGATCGCCGCGGTCGCCGTCGCGTTCATCGTGCAGAACCGGCAGAGCGTGGCCATCGAACTCCTCTTCGTCAGTGTCGCGGCCCCCCTGTGGATCACGTTGAGTGGGGTCTTCCTCGCCGGGTTCGTGACATGTTGGCTGATCGCGCGCCGGCGGAGGTGATGGGCGAGCGCCCGCCGCTGGAGCTCCGGATCCACGCGGAGGGCGTGTTCGACGACGCCCTCGTCGCCGAGCTGGGCAGGCTGGAGGTCCGGCACGTGCCGGGCGGCGCCATCCTGCACGGCCCCGTCATGGACGCCGCCGAGCTCTGGGGAGTCCTGCACCGGCTGCACCGCGCGGGGATCCGGCTGAGGTCCCTCGAACGGCTCGGCGCCCCGGACACCCACCCCGCCACGCCCCGGGTGGAGCCCGCGGAGGTCGCCGAGGTCGAGGTCCGGATCGAGGTGAACGGCTATGCGGCAGGGGTGGTGTCGGTCGTCGTCGGGAAGGCCGACGTCTTCGAGAGCCCTCCCTCCACCACCCTGGTCATGCGCCTGCCCACCGACGGCGATGTCCTCTTCGACGTCCTCGACCGCCTGGAGGGCCTCGCCTTGGACATCCGGGGGATCCGGGTGGAGGACCACTCCCCTGACTGACCGATCCGTTTCGCGTCGCGGTCAGCGGGTCACCTATGATGGCCGCAACGGCCATCCTTGGGAGGAACTGGTGAGCGCGCGCGCGGAGGTGCGGCCCTTCGGGGAGACCAGATTCCGCGTCCCCCTCCCCTCGGACCGCTTCATCCACCGCCCCCGCATCGCGGGCCTGCTCGACGAGCACATGGCCCGCCCGGTCACCCTCGTCACCGGCCCCGCCGGAACCGGCAAGACCCTCGCGGTGGCCGACTGGACCACGGAGGGCAACCCTCCGGGCCCGGTGGCGTGGCTGTCGCTGGATCGGGGCGACGCGAGCGTCTCGCGCTTCTGGGTGTCGGTTCTGTCCGCTGTCGCGGCGGTGGTTCCCGCAGCGCTCAAGGGGGTGCAGATCCCGGACTCGCCCGATCCGTCGCTGCTCCACGCGATCGCCATCAACGCTGGCGGCACGCTCGTGCTCGTGTTCGACGACGTCCAGGAGCTCGACGGCGGCACCGCCATCGAATGGCTCGAGCAGGTGCTGCGCTGGCCGCCCGAGGGCGTCCGGTTCGTGCTCGTCTCCCGCCACGACCCCCCGGTGGCGCTGCAGAGACTCCGCCTGGAGGGCAAGGTGGGCGACGTCCGGGTCGCGGATCTCGCCTTCACCCGCGCCGAATCCCAGGAGCTGCTCGAGGACTCCGGCATCTCACTGACCGCCCCCGCGCTGGACCAACTGCTGGACACCACCGGCGGATGGGCCGCGGCCCTCCGCCTGGCGGCACTGACGCTGCGGATCGCCGACGACCCGTCGGAGGCCATCGACCGGTTCGGGGGGCTGAGCTTCCTGGTCTCGGAGTATCTGTGGGACGAGGTCTTCAACCTGCTGCCCCCGGAGTACAGCGAGTTCCTCCTGAAGACGTCGGTGGCCGGGCGCCTGTGCGCACCGCTGGCCGTGGCGCTGACGGATGAGCCCCGCGCCGACGAGATGCTGCGCACGCTCGCCCGCGAGCAGCTTCTGGCCCACGAGGTGGAGGGCACGGGCTGGTACCGCACGCACTCGCTTCTCACCGGGGTGCTCCGCGCCCGCCTGAAGGCCTCCAGGCCGGAGCTCAAAGAGGAGCTACAGCGCAAGGCGGCCCTCTGGTTCGAGGAGAACGGCGCCTGGGTGGAGGCGCTCAGCCACGCCGTCTCGTCCGGGGACTGGGACTTCGCGGGGCGCATGGCCATGCGATCGGGGGCGGTTCCCCTGTTCACCACCGACCGGCAGCCCTACGTCGAGGCCATGGCGCGCGTCCCCGCCGCGGCGACGGTGGACCACCCGGAGCTGGCCGTGGCGCACGCCGTCGCCGCCTACTGCCGCGGGGACCGCAGCGCCGTCGAGGCGTTGCTGGCCAGGGCGGACCTCTCCGCGTTGCCGGAGCGGAGGAGGGACCTGGCCACCATCACGATCGAGTCGCTGCGGACCGCCCAGGCCCACCGGCACGGCGACGCCCTGGTCATGCGCGAGGCCGCCACCCGGGCCGACGAACTGCTCGCAGGCATCACCGCGGCAGAGGCGCCCGGTTGGGCGGCCTACAGCGGCTTCTCCCACGCCCTCCGCGGCGTGGCCGAGCTGTGGGCCGGCCGGCCGGACGTGGCGGCCCAGCTGCTGGCGCAGGCGGTGGAGTCCTACCCGGCCGGCCCGTTCAACCCGTACGGCGCGGTGTACTACGGCGGCCTCCTGGCCCTGGCGCAGGCCGGGAGCGGGCGCCTGGCGTTGGCGCGCGGCACTGCTGAGGAGGCACTTGGCGTGGCGCGCACGCACGGTCGTTCCCGCTCCTACGAGAGCCAGTGGGCGTGGCTCGCCCTGGCCATCACCCTGCTCTACGCGGGAGACACCGACGGCGCCGCTGCGGCCCGCAGCCATTGCACCGAGGCCGGCGGGGAGGCGATCAACCCCTTCGTCGCAGCGACGCTGCAGATCCTCACCGCACGCCAGGCGCTCGGCACCGGTGACCTGGCCGGCGCCCGACGGGGGGCCGCTGTCGTCCGCGCCGCCGTCGCGAAGCGCCCCGGGATGCTGACACCCATGGCCCTGCTCACCTCCCTCCGCGTCGACCTCGCGCTCGCCGAGGGCGACACCGGTGCCGCCGCCGCGGCTCTGGCCGAGTACGACGCGTCGCCCATCGGGCGCGGCGAGGCCCCGGCCCCCCGGCCCGACGCGGTCTCCAACTGCCGGGCTCGCTTCTTCCTGGCCACCGGGAGGCCGGA is a window encoding:
- a CDS encoding LuxR C-terminal-related transcriptional regulator — protein: MSARAEVRPFGETRFRVPLPSDRFIHRPRIAGLLDEHMARPVTLVTGPAGTGKTLAVADWTTEGNPPGPVAWLSLDRGDASVSRFWVSVLSAVAAVVPAALKGVQIPDSPDPSLLHAIAINAGGTLVLVFDDVQELDGGTAIEWLEQVLRWPPEGVRFVLVSRHDPPVALQRLRLEGKVGDVRVADLAFTRAESQELLEDSGISLTAPALDQLLDTTGGWAAALRLAALTLRIADDPSEAIDRFGGLSFLVSEYLWDEVFNLLPPEYSEFLLKTSVAGRLCAPLAVALTDEPRADEMLRTLAREQLLAHEVEGTGWYRTHSLLTGVLRARLKASRPELKEELQRKAALWFEENGAWVEALSHAVSSGDWDFAGRMAMRSGAVPLFTTDRQPYVEAMARVPAAATVDHPELAVAHAVAAYCRGDRSAVEALLARADLSALPERRRDLATITIESLRTAQAHRHGDALVMREAATRADELLAGITAAEAPGWAAYSGFSHALRGVAELWAGRPDVAAQLLAQAVESYPAGPFNPYGAVYYGGLLALAQAGSGRLALARGTAEEALGVARTHGRSRSYESQWAWLALAITLLYAGDTDGAAAARSHCTEAGGEAINPFVAATLQILTARQALGTGDLAGARRGAAVVRAAVAKRPGMLTPMALLTSLRVDLALAEGDTGAAAAALAEYDASPIGRGEAPAPRPDAVSNCRARFFLATGRPERVRGAVAHLLDVVGAEAVQAWLSVAAAEDRLRHDSLAIEAMGRALDLAESEGAELFLLRQSRQLAAALRRHRDVVGSHLPLVDRALAIAEGATPPPGRRALVPLTERERAVLYYLPTMGSNAEIAAALSVSENTVKQHLKSIYRKLTVNSRREAVRVARDAGLLDGLTRTNPN
- a CDS encoding SLC13 family permease, producing MTDSAITLVILGLTVVLFVLDRLPVAVVALLVPLSLWATGVLDLGVATAGLGDPTVLFIAALFVVSEALDKTGVTAWVGEFAMRHGGESPTRIMVIVMLVVAVLTALISPNGAVAALTPVVVVIAIRGKRSPSELLLPTAFAAHAGSLLMLTGSPVTVLVADYVEEASGYRIGLFTIGIIGVPLLLATIAMVILFGSTLIPTRTPAKALRDFGSHGDTLATHYGVDESHSTLMARGSGVGEFIIPPRSSFIGDKVHRGMVTESGELVVAAMHHKGQDVREELTLSAGDSLLLQGPWTALDNAAQDPNIMAVDSPETVRRQAVPLGVGAKRAIGVLLGMVVLLATGLVPAPVAGIAAAIAMIVLGVLTVDEAYRGISWTTVILVGGMMSLSTAMVASGAAEMLAEGLVNLIGDAGPYALLAGLFLISAVLGQLISNTATALIVIPVGLSAAAQLDVSPIPVLLSVAVFAAGALLTPVATPANLMVMEAAGYRFGDYWKLGLPLLLIYGAVGIFLVPLFWPF
- a CDS encoding LapA family protein yields the protein MSTSERPPAGFLRSPRTWVGLAIAAVAVAFIVQNRQSVAIELLFVSVAAPLWITLSGVFLAGFVTCWLIARRRR
- a CDS encoding DUF1269 domain-containing protein — translated: MSELIIIGYDDHATAERAQAKVIELQRDFVLSLTGLAVVRVDEDGKKHIDTPGSIVGVSATGGALWGMIIGLLFLVPGLGLLIGGAWGALAGVASKAGVNRSLRERVDGLLTPGKAALVVMASKITEDKFSAAMAEFGGTVLKTSLSDADEKALAEELSGTEA